The Niallia alba genome includes a window with the following:
- the minD gene encoding septum site-determining protein MinD translates to MSRIITITSGKGGVGKTTVTANLGSALALKGYKVCLIDTDFGLRNLDIPLGLSNRIILDISDYLQKMCSFSHIIVKHRTMKNLHLVPGSKKRLSEMELKSFREMLKQIDSLYDFILIDSPSGLESGFFYALDGAHEAIIVTTSDKTALQDADRVIGILESQNELELSLVVNSYRNNQEVEDILQLLNINFLGAIPADVNIIAANNKGNPIALDPAIQSGVMFRKIAQNLSKHHYNQTIDLPTYNQTIFTHKKLKLSF, encoded by the coding sequence ATGAGTCGAATTATCACGATTACTTCAGGGAAAGGAGGAGTTGGGAAAACAACCGTTACTGCAAATCTAGGTAGTGCACTTGCATTAAAGGGATATAAAGTTTGCTTAATAGATACAGACTTTGGATTACGGAATCTAGATATTCCTTTAGGCTTATCAAACCGAATTATTCTAGATATCTCTGATTATTTGCAAAAAATGTGTTCCTTTAGTCATATCATCGTTAAACATCGAACTATGAAAAATCTTCATTTGGTACCTGGTAGTAAAAAAAGATTATCGGAGATGGAGCTGAAATCATTTAGAGAAATGCTTAAACAGATAGATTCCCTGTATGATTTTATCTTAATTGATTCTCCTTCGGGATTAGAAAGCGGATTTTTTTATGCATTAGATGGAGCTCATGAAGCGATTATTGTAACTACCTCCGACAAAACTGCTTTACAGGATGCAGATAGAGTAATCGGTATATTAGAATCACAAAATGAACTGGAATTATCCTTGGTTGTAAATTCTTATAGAAATAACCAAGAAGTTGAAGATATATTACAATTATTAAATATAAATTTTCTAGGGGCCATTCCTGCAGATGTAAATATAATCGCGGCTAATAACAAAGGAAATCCGATAGCATTAGATCCTGCTATCCAATCTGGAGTGATGTTTAGAAAGATTGCACAAAATCTTTCCAAACACCATTATAACCAGACAATTGATTTACCTACTTATAACCAAACGATTTTTACACATAAGAAATTGAAGTTATCTTTTTAA
- a CDS encoding NAD(P)/FAD-dependent oxidoreductase codes for MKKVIVVGGGILGAAITFELAKRGAQVVVIDREDRGQATKAAAGIICPWNSQRRNKKWYVLAREGAKYYPSLVNELHSFNQLNTGYKKVGALSLHSDEAKLEAMKERTLKRKIEAPEIGDINILTSTEAKSLFPLLAPGYSALHISGAARVNGWALRNALIDASQQLGATFIQSTSTLIKEHNTIKGVKLSDNTTIYADEVVIAAGVWANELLEPLQLSFDVKAQKGQILHVKLTDHLCSDWPVVMPPHDQYLLTLENNNIVIGATHENTTELSDTITIAGIKEIIDKALLYAPGLSDAVWNEVKVGFRPFTNDFLPVFGRLKQYAGLTIANGLGASGLTMGPFIGKQLAKFLLESECEIDFTPYSIDSSIQEL; via the coding sequence ATGAAGAAAGTAATAGTTGTTGGCGGTGGAATACTTGGTGCTGCTATCACATTTGAATTAGCCAAACGAGGGGCTCAGGTAGTTGTGATCGATAGAGAAGATCGAGGGCAAGCAACAAAAGCAGCTGCGGGCATTATTTGTCCATGGAATTCCCAACGTAGAAACAAAAAATGGTATGTATTAGCTAGAGAAGGAGCAAAGTACTATCCATCTCTCGTTAATGAATTACATAGCTTCAATCAATTAAATACTGGCTATAAAAAGGTTGGTGCGCTTAGCCTGCATTCTGACGAAGCTAAATTAGAAGCAATGAAAGAGAGAACATTAAAACGAAAAATAGAGGCACCAGAAATTGGCGATATAAATATTCTTACCTCTACAGAAGCAAAATCGTTATTTCCCTTATTAGCTCCAGGATATAGTGCTTTACATATAAGCGGGGCAGCAAGGGTAAATGGTTGGGCATTACGTAATGCTCTTATAGATGCGAGCCAACAATTAGGGGCTACCTTTATCCAGTCAACTAGTACCCTTATAAAAGAACACAATACAATTAAAGGTGTTAAACTTAGTGATAACACAACTATCTATGCTGATGAGGTTGTGATTGCTGCTGGAGTTTGGGCGAATGAATTACTTGAACCACTTCAATTATCCTTTGACGTCAAAGCACAAAAAGGACAGATTCTCCATGTAAAATTAACTGATCATCTGTGTTCAGATTGGCCAGTAGTAATGCCGCCACATGATCAGTATTTATTAACATTAGAAAATAACAATATAGTTATTGGTGCTACACACGAAAATACAACCGAGTTATCTGATACTATTACAATTGCCGGGATTAAAGAGATCATCGATAAGGCCTTATTATATGCCCCTGGATTGTCGGATGCAGTATGGAATGAAGTGAAAGTAGGTTTCCGGCCTTTTACAAATGACTTCCTTCCCGTGTTCGGAAGACTGAAACAATACGCCGGACTAACAATTGCTAATGGCTTAGGTGCATCAGGACTAACAATGGGTCCCTTTATTGGAAAACAACTCGCAAAATTTCTTCTTGAATCTGAATGCGAGATTGATTTCACCCCCTATTCCATTGATAGTTCGATTCAAGAATTATAA
- a CDS encoding coiled-coil domain-containing protein has product MLKKKLVILNTTILLGLGTSFTIPGINAHATSVAQQKESLQSQISDAQIKIVEAQEELKKLEAQIKRVDKAVEENKSLINETKAKMKTTEKEIASLEKQIKELEDRIEKRNNVLKERARTFQENGGSVDYIEVLFGAASFKEFVDRVGAVATIMEADQDLIASNEADKKDLETKQNEIKEKYDDLNNTKLDLEEMQKQNLEQQKKNEQAKKDLKAKEADNKQHKTELEQKYGSLQSVEPQIKKMIQQKEQDNINQLVASTVGTSESASKTSNKTSSSNKTVKPSGGKSKAITAGYKYIGNSTYKFGGGRTASDIANGLFDCSGFVSWAYSQAGYSIPASTDALKNSGTRVSTSDMQPGDLVFFNTYKTDGHVGIYVGGGKFIGSQSSTGVAIASMDSGYWKTVFNGRVVRF; this is encoded by the coding sequence ATGTTAAAAAAGAAACTAGTGATTCTAAACACGACAATACTACTTGGATTAGGTACTAGCTTTACCATCCCAGGAATCAATGCTCATGCAACTAGCGTTGCTCAACAAAAAGAATCTTTACAAAGCCAAATTTCAGACGCTCAAATTAAAATTGTAGAAGCACAAGAAGAATTGAAGAAATTAGAAGCACAAATTAAAAGAGTAGATAAGGCAGTTGAAGAAAATAAAAGTCTTATTAATGAAACAAAAGCTAAGATGAAAACAACCGAAAAAGAAATTGCTTCTCTTGAGAAACAAATAAAAGAATTAGAAGATAGAATTGAAAAGCGTAATAATGTATTAAAAGAAAGAGCACGTACCTTCCAAGAAAATGGGGGAAGTGTAGATTATATAGAAGTACTTTTCGGTGCTGCCAGCTTTAAGGAGTTTGTTGACCGTGTAGGAGCAGTAGCTACAATCATGGAAGCAGATCAAGACTTAATTGCAAGCAATGAAGCTGATAAAAAAGATTTAGAAACGAAACAAAATGAAATAAAAGAAAAATATGATGATTTAAACAATACAAAATTAGATCTTGAAGAAATGCAGAAGCAAAACCTAGAGCAACAGAAGAAAAATGAGCAAGCAAAAAAAGATTTAAAAGCAAAAGAAGCAGATAACAAACAACATAAAACAGAATTAGAACAAAAATATGGTTCTTTACAGTCTGTAGAACCACAAATTAAAAAAATGATTCAACAAAAAGAACAAGATAATATAAATCAATTGGTTGCTTCAACAGTTGGAACTAGTGAGAGTGCAAGTAAGACTTCAAATAAGACGTCAAGTTCCAATAAAACTGTGAAACCAAGTGGTGGAAAATCAAAAGCAATTACTGCTGGCTATAAGTATATTGGTAATTCGACTTATAAATTTGGCGGAGGTAGAACAGCTTCAGATATAGCAAATGGTCTATTTGATTGTTCTGGCTTTGTTAGCTGGGCTTATTCTCAGGCTGGATACAGCATTCCTGCTAGTACAGATGCTTTGAAAAACTCAGGTACTCGCGTATCTACAAGTGATATGCAACCAGGAGATTTAGTATTCTTTAATACTTATAAAACAGATGGACATGTTGGTATCTATGTTGGTGGCGGTAAGTTTATTGGTTCTCAAAGTTCTACTGGTGTTGCAATCGCATCTATGGACAGTGGATATTGGAAAACAGTATTTAATGGAAGAGTTGTAAGATTCTAA